From a single Oreochromis niloticus isolate F11D_XX linkage group LG4, O_niloticus_UMD_NMBU, whole genome shotgun sequence genomic region:
- the hgs gene encoding hepatocyte growth factor-regulated tyrosine kinase substrate isoform X1 — MGKGGGTFERLLDKATSQLLLETDWESILQICDLIRQGDTQAKYAIGAIKKKLNDKNPHVAIYALEVLESVVKNCGQTVHDEVASKQTMEELKELLKKQTEPNVRNKILYLIQAWAHAFRNEPKYKVVQDTYQIMKVEGHVFPEFKESDAMFAAERAPDWVDAEECHRCRVQFGVMTRKHHCRACGQIFCGKCSSKYSTIPKFGIEKEVRVCEPCFELLNNHPSLSPPLRKAEGKAPSAGSAELPPEYLTSPLSQQSQMPPKRDEAALQEEEELQLAIALSQSEAEEKERMRHKNSYSMYPKTDPTPVTSSAPPVSTLYTSPVNSSAPSAEDVDPELARYLNRTYWEKKQEEARKSPTPSAPAPVTLAEPLPAISQPVESHVPVQPANIVEQQYQNGESEENHEQFLKALQNAVTTFLNRMKSNHMRGRSITNDSAVLSLFQSINNMHPQLLDILNQLDEKRLYYEGLQDKLAQVRDARAALNALRDEHREKLRRAAEEAERQRQIQLAQKLEIMRQKKQEYLEMQRQLAIQRLQEQEKERQMRLEQQKHTIQMRAQMPAFSLPYAQMQSLPPNVAGGVVYQPGAPPSYPGTFSPAGSVEGSPMHNIYMNQPGQTAPAQYQAMPGPTTDPNMVNAYMYPPPGTNGQPAPPPGQAPPTTSPPYSTYQPTPTQGYQNVASQAQSMPPMSQAPPTNGMGYMGYQPYNMQNMISALPGQDPNMPPQQQYMPGQQPMYQQVAPPGGPPQQQQQPQQPQQQAPQAVPGSAEAQLISFD, encoded by the exons ATGGGAAAAGGTGGAGGCACATTTGAGAGGCTTCTCG ATAAAGCCACCAGTCAACTGCTTCTGGAGACTGACTGGGAATCCATCCTGCAGATCTGTGATCTCATTCGACAGGGAGACACACA AGCTAAATATGCCATTGGGGCCATTAAAAAGAAGCTGAATGACAAAAATCCACATGTGGCGATTTATGCACTTGAG GTCCTGGAGTCAGTGGTGAAGAACTGTGGCCAGACGGTGCACGATGAGGTGGCGAGTAAGCAAACCATGGAGGAACTGAAGGAGCTACTTAAG AAACAGACGGAACCAAATGTCAGAAACAAGATTCTTTACCTGATCCAGGCCTGGGCTCACGCCTTCCGCAATGAACCCAAATATAAAGTGGTTCAAGACACCTATCAGATCATGAAAGTGGAAG GTCACGTTTTCCCCGAGTTCAAGGAGAGTGACGCCATGTTTGCTGCTGAGAGA GCCCCTGACTGGGTTGACGCTGAGGAGTGCCACCGGTGCAGAGTCCAGTTTGGTGTTATGACAAGAAAG CACCACTGTCGAGCCTGTGGCCAGATTTTCTGCGGCAAGTGTTCGTCTAAGTACTCCACCATTCCCAAGTTTGGGATCGAGAAGGAAGTGCGTGTGTGCGAGCCCTGCTTCGAGCTGCTTAACAA CcacccctccctctctcctccactTAGGAAAGCTGAAGGAAAAGCCCCTTCCGCAGGCTCTGCTGAACTGCCACCTGAGTACCTGACCAGCCCACTGTCCCAGCAGTCACAG ATGCCCCCCAAGAGAGATGAGGCTGccctgcaggaggaggaggagctgcagCTGGCCATAGCCCTTTCTCAAAGTGAGGCTGAGGAGAAGGAGCGAATG AGACATAAGAACTCGTACTCGATGTATCCCAAAACCGATCCCACCCCAGTGACTTCCTCAGCTCCCCCAGTCAGTACCCTCTACACTTCCCCTGTG AACTCCTCTGCTCCATCAGCTGAAGATGTAGATCCTGAG CTGGCCCGTTACCTGAACAGAACATACtgggagaaaaaacaggaagaggCTCGCAAGAGTCCCACCCCCTCAGCCCCTGCCCCTGTGACATTGGCCGAGCCACTTCCGGCAATCAGTCAGCCCGTGGAAAGTCACGTCCCTGTCCAGCCTGCCAACATAGTGGAG CAGCAGTACCAGAATGGCGAATCAGAGGAGAACCATGAGCAGTTTCTGAAGGCTCTGCAGAATGCTGTCACCACCTTCCTGAACCGCATGAAGAGCAACCACATGCGTGGGCGAAGCATCACCAACGACAGCGCCGTGCTCTCACTCTTCCAGTCCATCAACAACATGCACCCACAGCTTTTGGACATCCTCAACCAGCTAGATGAGAAGCGAT TGTATTATGAAGGGCTGCAGGACAAGCTAGCTCAGGTTCGTGATGCTCGGGCCGCTCTCAACGCACTCCGGGACgaacacagagagaaactgcGTCGCGCTGCAGAGGAAGCGGAAAGGCAGAGGCAGATCCAGCTGGCACAAAAATTGGAGATCATGAGGCAGAAGAAACAG GAGTACCTGGAGATGCAAAGACAGTTGGCCATTCAGCGCCTCCAGGAGCAGGAGAAAGAGAGGCAGATGCGTTTGGAGCAGCAGAAGCACACCATCCAGATGAGGGCCCAGATGCCTGCTTTCTCTCTTCCCTATGCCCAG ATGCAGTCTTTGCCCCCCAATGTTGCGGGAGGGGTGGTATACCAACCCGGTGCTCCGCCCAGCTACCCAGGCACTTTCAGCCCCGCTGGTTCTGTGGAGGGTTCACCTATGCACAACATCTATATGAATCAGCCAGGGCAGACTGCACCAGCACAGTACCAGGCTATGCCTGGTCCTACCACAG ATCCCAATATGGTTAATGCATACATGTACCCGCCTCCAGGAACTAATGGGCAGCCCGCTCCTCCGCCTGGTCAGGCTCCGCCCACAACTAGTCCACCCTACTCCACCTATCAGCCCACACCTACGCAGGGTTACCAG AATGTGGCCTCTCAGGCGCAGAGTATGCCCCCCATGTCCCAGGCACCCCCCACTAACGGTATGGGTTATATGGGTTACCAGCCGTACAATATGCAGAACATGATTTCAGCATTGCCAGGACAGGACCCCAATATGCCCCCCCAACAGCAGTACATGCCAGGCCAGCAGCCCATGTATCAGCAG GTTGCTCCCCCTGGTGGCCCcccgcagcagcagcaacagccgCAGCAACCGCAGCAGCAGGCACCTCAAGCCGTGCCGGGCAGCGCAGAGGCACAGCTCATCTCCTTCGACTGA
- the hgs gene encoding hepatocyte growth factor-regulated tyrosine kinase substrate isoform X2 yields the protein MGKGGGTFERLLDKATSQLLLETDWESILQICDLIRQGDTQAKYAIGAIKKKLNDKNPHVAIYALEVLESVVKNCGQTVHDEVASKQTMEELKELLKKQTEPNVRNKILYLIQAWAHAFRNEPKYKVVQDTYQIMKVEGHVFPEFKESDAMFAAERAPDWVDAEECHRCRVQFGVMTRKHHCRACGQIFCGKCSSKYSTIPKFGIEKEVRVCEPCFELLNNHPSLSPPLRKAEGKAPSAGSAELPPEYLTSPLSQQSQMPPKRDEAALQEEEELQLAIALSQSEAEEKERMRHKNSYSMYPKTDPTPVTSSAPPVSTLYTSPVNSSAPSAEDVDPELARYLNRTYWEKKQEEARKSPTPSAPAPVTLAEPLPAISQPVESHVPVQPANIVEQYQNGESEENHEQFLKALQNAVTTFLNRMKSNHMRGRSITNDSAVLSLFQSINNMHPQLLDILNQLDEKRLYYEGLQDKLAQVRDARAALNALRDEHREKLRRAAEEAERQRQIQLAQKLEIMRQKKQEYLEMQRQLAIQRLQEQEKERQMRLEQQKHTIQMRAQMPAFSLPYAQMQSLPPNVAGGVVYQPGAPPSYPGTFSPAGSVEGSPMHNIYMNQPGQTAPAQYQAMPGPTTDPNMVNAYMYPPPGTNGQPAPPPGQAPPTTSPPYSTYQPTPTQGYQNVASQAQSMPPMSQAPPTNGMGYMGYQPYNMQNMISALPGQDPNMPPQQQYMPGQQPMYQQVAPPGGPPQQQQQPQQPQQQAPQAVPGSAEAQLISFD from the exons ATGGGAAAAGGTGGAGGCACATTTGAGAGGCTTCTCG ATAAAGCCACCAGTCAACTGCTTCTGGAGACTGACTGGGAATCCATCCTGCAGATCTGTGATCTCATTCGACAGGGAGACACACA AGCTAAATATGCCATTGGGGCCATTAAAAAGAAGCTGAATGACAAAAATCCACATGTGGCGATTTATGCACTTGAG GTCCTGGAGTCAGTGGTGAAGAACTGTGGCCAGACGGTGCACGATGAGGTGGCGAGTAAGCAAACCATGGAGGAACTGAAGGAGCTACTTAAG AAACAGACGGAACCAAATGTCAGAAACAAGATTCTTTACCTGATCCAGGCCTGGGCTCACGCCTTCCGCAATGAACCCAAATATAAAGTGGTTCAAGACACCTATCAGATCATGAAAGTGGAAG GTCACGTTTTCCCCGAGTTCAAGGAGAGTGACGCCATGTTTGCTGCTGAGAGA GCCCCTGACTGGGTTGACGCTGAGGAGTGCCACCGGTGCAGAGTCCAGTTTGGTGTTATGACAAGAAAG CACCACTGTCGAGCCTGTGGCCAGATTTTCTGCGGCAAGTGTTCGTCTAAGTACTCCACCATTCCCAAGTTTGGGATCGAGAAGGAAGTGCGTGTGTGCGAGCCCTGCTTCGAGCTGCTTAACAA CcacccctccctctctcctccactTAGGAAAGCTGAAGGAAAAGCCCCTTCCGCAGGCTCTGCTGAACTGCCACCTGAGTACCTGACCAGCCCACTGTCCCAGCAGTCACAG ATGCCCCCCAAGAGAGATGAGGCTGccctgcaggaggaggaggagctgcagCTGGCCATAGCCCTTTCTCAAAGTGAGGCTGAGGAGAAGGAGCGAATG AGACATAAGAACTCGTACTCGATGTATCCCAAAACCGATCCCACCCCAGTGACTTCCTCAGCTCCCCCAGTCAGTACCCTCTACACTTCCCCTGTG AACTCCTCTGCTCCATCAGCTGAAGATGTAGATCCTGAG CTGGCCCGTTACCTGAACAGAACATACtgggagaaaaaacaggaagaggCTCGCAAGAGTCCCACCCCCTCAGCCCCTGCCCCTGTGACATTGGCCGAGCCACTTCCGGCAATCAGTCAGCCCGTGGAAAGTCACGTCCCTGTCCAGCCTGCCAACATAGTGGAG CAGTACCAGAATGGCGAATCAGAGGAGAACCATGAGCAGTTTCTGAAGGCTCTGCAGAATGCTGTCACCACCTTCCTGAACCGCATGAAGAGCAACCACATGCGTGGGCGAAGCATCACCAACGACAGCGCCGTGCTCTCACTCTTCCAGTCCATCAACAACATGCACCCACAGCTTTTGGACATCCTCAACCAGCTAGATGAGAAGCGAT TGTATTATGAAGGGCTGCAGGACAAGCTAGCTCAGGTTCGTGATGCTCGGGCCGCTCTCAACGCACTCCGGGACgaacacagagagaaactgcGTCGCGCTGCAGAGGAAGCGGAAAGGCAGAGGCAGATCCAGCTGGCACAAAAATTGGAGATCATGAGGCAGAAGAAACAG GAGTACCTGGAGATGCAAAGACAGTTGGCCATTCAGCGCCTCCAGGAGCAGGAGAAAGAGAGGCAGATGCGTTTGGAGCAGCAGAAGCACACCATCCAGATGAGGGCCCAGATGCCTGCTTTCTCTCTTCCCTATGCCCAG ATGCAGTCTTTGCCCCCCAATGTTGCGGGAGGGGTGGTATACCAACCCGGTGCTCCGCCCAGCTACCCAGGCACTTTCAGCCCCGCTGGTTCTGTGGAGGGTTCACCTATGCACAACATCTATATGAATCAGCCAGGGCAGACTGCACCAGCACAGTACCAGGCTATGCCTGGTCCTACCACAG ATCCCAATATGGTTAATGCATACATGTACCCGCCTCCAGGAACTAATGGGCAGCCCGCTCCTCCGCCTGGTCAGGCTCCGCCCACAACTAGTCCACCCTACTCCACCTATCAGCCCACACCTACGCAGGGTTACCAG AATGTGGCCTCTCAGGCGCAGAGTATGCCCCCCATGTCCCAGGCACCCCCCACTAACGGTATGGGTTATATGGGTTACCAGCCGTACAATATGCAGAACATGATTTCAGCATTGCCAGGACAGGACCCCAATATGCCCCCCCAACAGCAGTACATGCCAGGCCAGCAGCCCATGTATCAGCAG GTTGCTCCCCCTGGTGGCCCcccgcagcagcagcaacagccgCAGCAACCGCAGCAGCAGGCACCTCAAGCCGTGCCGGGCAGCGCAGAGGCACAGCTCATCTCCTTCGACTGA
- the hgs gene encoding hepatocyte growth factor-regulated tyrosine kinase substrate isoform X4: protein MGKGGGTFERLLDKATSQLLLETDWESILQICDLIRQGDTQAKYAIGAIKKKLNDKNPHVAIYALEVLESVVKNCGQTVHDEVASKQTMEELKELLKKQTEPNVRNKILYLIQAWAHAFRNEPKYKVVQDTYQIMKVEGHVFPEFKESDAMFAAERAPDWVDAEECHRCRVQFGVMTRKHHCRACGQIFCGKCSSKYSTIPKFGIEKEVRVCEPCFELLNKKAEGKAPSAGSAELPPEYLTSPLSQQSQMPPKRDEAALQEEEELQLAIALSQSEAEEKERMRHKNSYSMYPKTDPTPVTSSAPPVSTLYTSPVNSSAPSAEDVDPELARYLNRTYWEKKQEEARKSPTPSAPAPVTLAEPLPAISQPVESHVPVQPANIVEQQYQNGESEENHEQFLKALQNAVTTFLNRMKSNHMRGRSITNDSAVLSLFQSINNMHPQLLDILNQLDEKRLYYEGLQDKLAQVRDARAALNALRDEHREKLRRAAEEAERQRQIQLAQKLEIMRQKKQEYLEMQRQLAIQRLQEQEKERQMRLEQQKHTIQMRAQMPAFSLPYAQMQSLPPNVAGGVVYQPGAPPSYPGTFSPAGSVEGSPMHNIYMNQPGQTAPAQYQAMPGPTTDPNMVNAYMYPPPGTNGQPAPPPGQAPPTTSPPYSTYQPTPTQGYQNVASQAQSMPPMSQAPPTNGMGYMGYQPYNMQNMISALPGQDPNMPPQQQYMPGQQPMYQQVAPPGGPPQQQQQPQQPQQQAPQAVPGSAEAQLISFD, encoded by the exons ATGGGAAAAGGTGGAGGCACATTTGAGAGGCTTCTCG ATAAAGCCACCAGTCAACTGCTTCTGGAGACTGACTGGGAATCCATCCTGCAGATCTGTGATCTCATTCGACAGGGAGACACACA AGCTAAATATGCCATTGGGGCCATTAAAAAGAAGCTGAATGACAAAAATCCACATGTGGCGATTTATGCACTTGAG GTCCTGGAGTCAGTGGTGAAGAACTGTGGCCAGACGGTGCACGATGAGGTGGCGAGTAAGCAAACCATGGAGGAACTGAAGGAGCTACTTAAG AAACAGACGGAACCAAATGTCAGAAACAAGATTCTTTACCTGATCCAGGCCTGGGCTCACGCCTTCCGCAATGAACCCAAATATAAAGTGGTTCAAGACACCTATCAGATCATGAAAGTGGAAG GTCACGTTTTCCCCGAGTTCAAGGAGAGTGACGCCATGTTTGCTGCTGAGAGA GCCCCTGACTGGGTTGACGCTGAGGAGTGCCACCGGTGCAGAGTCCAGTTTGGTGTTATGACAAGAAAG CACCACTGTCGAGCCTGTGGCCAGATTTTCTGCGGCAAGTGTTCGTCTAAGTACTCCACCATTCCCAAGTTTGGGATCGAGAAGGAAGTGCGTGTGTGCGAGCCCTGCTTCGAGCTGCTTAACAA GAAAGCTGAAGGAAAAGCCCCTTCCGCAGGCTCTGCTGAACTGCCACCTGAGTACCTGACCAGCCCACTGTCCCAGCAGTCACAG ATGCCCCCCAAGAGAGATGAGGCTGccctgcaggaggaggaggagctgcagCTGGCCATAGCCCTTTCTCAAAGTGAGGCTGAGGAGAAGGAGCGAATG AGACATAAGAACTCGTACTCGATGTATCCCAAAACCGATCCCACCCCAGTGACTTCCTCAGCTCCCCCAGTCAGTACCCTCTACACTTCCCCTGTG AACTCCTCTGCTCCATCAGCTGAAGATGTAGATCCTGAG CTGGCCCGTTACCTGAACAGAACATACtgggagaaaaaacaggaagaggCTCGCAAGAGTCCCACCCCCTCAGCCCCTGCCCCTGTGACATTGGCCGAGCCACTTCCGGCAATCAGTCAGCCCGTGGAAAGTCACGTCCCTGTCCAGCCTGCCAACATAGTGGAG CAGCAGTACCAGAATGGCGAATCAGAGGAGAACCATGAGCAGTTTCTGAAGGCTCTGCAGAATGCTGTCACCACCTTCCTGAACCGCATGAAGAGCAACCACATGCGTGGGCGAAGCATCACCAACGACAGCGCCGTGCTCTCACTCTTCCAGTCCATCAACAACATGCACCCACAGCTTTTGGACATCCTCAACCAGCTAGATGAGAAGCGAT TGTATTATGAAGGGCTGCAGGACAAGCTAGCTCAGGTTCGTGATGCTCGGGCCGCTCTCAACGCACTCCGGGACgaacacagagagaaactgcGTCGCGCTGCAGAGGAAGCGGAAAGGCAGAGGCAGATCCAGCTGGCACAAAAATTGGAGATCATGAGGCAGAAGAAACAG GAGTACCTGGAGATGCAAAGACAGTTGGCCATTCAGCGCCTCCAGGAGCAGGAGAAAGAGAGGCAGATGCGTTTGGAGCAGCAGAAGCACACCATCCAGATGAGGGCCCAGATGCCTGCTTTCTCTCTTCCCTATGCCCAG ATGCAGTCTTTGCCCCCCAATGTTGCGGGAGGGGTGGTATACCAACCCGGTGCTCCGCCCAGCTACCCAGGCACTTTCAGCCCCGCTGGTTCTGTGGAGGGTTCACCTATGCACAACATCTATATGAATCAGCCAGGGCAGACTGCACCAGCACAGTACCAGGCTATGCCTGGTCCTACCACAG ATCCCAATATGGTTAATGCATACATGTACCCGCCTCCAGGAACTAATGGGCAGCCCGCTCCTCCGCCTGGTCAGGCTCCGCCCACAACTAGTCCACCCTACTCCACCTATCAGCCCACACCTACGCAGGGTTACCAG AATGTGGCCTCTCAGGCGCAGAGTATGCCCCCCATGTCCCAGGCACCCCCCACTAACGGTATGGGTTATATGGGTTACCAGCCGTACAATATGCAGAACATGATTTCAGCATTGCCAGGACAGGACCCCAATATGCCCCCCCAACAGCAGTACATGCCAGGCCAGCAGCCCATGTATCAGCAG GTTGCTCCCCCTGGTGGCCCcccgcagcagcagcaacagccgCAGCAACCGCAGCAGCAGGCACCTCAAGCCGTGCCGGGCAGCGCAGAGGCACAGCTCATCTCCTTCGACTGA
- the hgs gene encoding hepatocyte growth factor-regulated tyrosine kinase substrate isoform X5 produces the protein MGKGGGTFERLLDKATSQLLLETDWESILQICDLIRQGDTQAKYAIGAIKKKLNDKNPHVAIYALEVLESVVKNCGQTVHDEVASKQTMEELKELLKKQTEPNVRNKILYLIQAWAHAFRNEPKYKVVQDTYQIMKVEGHVFPEFKESDAMFAAERAPDWVDAEECHRCRVQFGVMTRKHHCRACGQIFCGKCSSKYSTIPKFGIEKEVRVCEPCFELLNKKAEGKAPSAGSAELPPEYLTSPLSQQSQMPPKRDEAALQEEEELQLAIALSQSEAEEKERMRHKNSYSMYPKTDPTPVTSSAPPVSTLYTSPVNSSAPSAEDVDPELARYLNRTYWEKKQEEARKSPTPSAPAPVTLAEPLPAISQPVESHVPVQPANIVEQYQNGESEENHEQFLKALQNAVTTFLNRMKSNHMRGRSITNDSAVLSLFQSINNMHPQLLDILNQLDEKRLYYEGLQDKLAQVRDARAALNALRDEHREKLRRAAEEAERQRQIQLAQKLEIMRQKKQEYLEMQRQLAIQRLQEQEKERQMRLEQQKHTIQMRAQMPAFSLPYAQMQSLPPNVAGGVVYQPGAPPSYPGTFSPAGSVEGSPMHNIYMNQPGQTAPAQYQAMPGPTTDPNMVNAYMYPPPGTNGQPAPPPGQAPPTTSPPYSTYQPTPTQGYQNVASQAQSMPPMSQAPPTNGMGYMGYQPYNMQNMISALPGQDPNMPPQQQYMPGQQPMYQQVAPPGGPPQQQQQPQQPQQQAPQAVPGSAEAQLISFD, from the exons ATGGGAAAAGGTGGAGGCACATTTGAGAGGCTTCTCG ATAAAGCCACCAGTCAACTGCTTCTGGAGACTGACTGGGAATCCATCCTGCAGATCTGTGATCTCATTCGACAGGGAGACACACA AGCTAAATATGCCATTGGGGCCATTAAAAAGAAGCTGAATGACAAAAATCCACATGTGGCGATTTATGCACTTGAG GTCCTGGAGTCAGTGGTGAAGAACTGTGGCCAGACGGTGCACGATGAGGTGGCGAGTAAGCAAACCATGGAGGAACTGAAGGAGCTACTTAAG AAACAGACGGAACCAAATGTCAGAAACAAGATTCTTTACCTGATCCAGGCCTGGGCTCACGCCTTCCGCAATGAACCCAAATATAAAGTGGTTCAAGACACCTATCAGATCATGAAAGTGGAAG GTCACGTTTTCCCCGAGTTCAAGGAGAGTGACGCCATGTTTGCTGCTGAGAGA GCCCCTGACTGGGTTGACGCTGAGGAGTGCCACCGGTGCAGAGTCCAGTTTGGTGTTATGACAAGAAAG CACCACTGTCGAGCCTGTGGCCAGATTTTCTGCGGCAAGTGTTCGTCTAAGTACTCCACCATTCCCAAGTTTGGGATCGAGAAGGAAGTGCGTGTGTGCGAGCCCTGCTTCGAGCTGCTTAACAA GAAAGCTGAAGGAAAAGCCCCTTCCGCAGGCTCTGCTGAACTGCCACCTGAGTACCTGACCAGCCCACTGTCCCAGCAGTCACAG ATGCCCCCCAAGAGAGATGAGGCTGccctgcaggaggaggaggagctgcagCTGGCCATAGCCCTTTCTCAAAGTGAGGCTGAGGAGAAGGAGCGAATG AGACATAAGAACTCGTACTCGATGTATCCCAAAACCGATCCCACCCCAGTGACTTCCTCAGCTCCCCCAGTCAGTACCCTCTACACTTCCCCTGTG AACTCCTCTGCTCCATCAGCTGAAGATGTAGATCCTGAG CTGGCCCGTTACCTGAACAGAACATACtgggagaaaaaacaggaagaggCTCGCAAGAGTCCCACCCCCTCAGCCCCTGCCCCTGTGACATTGGCCGAGCCACTTCCGGCAATCAGTCAGCCCGTGGAAAGTCACGTCCCTGTCCAGCCTGCCAACATAGTGGAG CAGTACCAGAATGGCGAATCAGAGGAGAACCATGAGCAGTTTCTGAAGGCTCTGCAGAATGCTGTCACCACCTTCCTGAACCGCATGAAGAGCAACCACATGCGTGGGCGAAGCATCACCAACGACAGCGCCGTGCTCTCACTCTTCCAGTCCATCAACAACATGCACCCACAGCTTTTGGACATCCTCAACCAGCTAGATGAGAAGCGAT TGTATTATGAAGGGCTGCAGGACAAGCTAGCTCAGGTTCGTGATGCTCGGGCCGCTCTCAACGCACTCCGGGACgaacacagagagaaactgcGTCGCGCTGCAGAGGAAGCGGAAAGGCAGAGGCAGATCCAGCTGGCACAAAAATTGGAGATCATGAGGCAGAAGAAACAG GAGTACCTGGAGATGCAAAGACAGTTGGCCATTCAGCGCCTCCAGGAGCAGGAGAAAGAGAGGCAGATGCGTTTGGAGCAGCAGAAGCACACCATCCAGATGAGGGCCCAGATGCCTGCTTTCTCTCTTCCCTATGCCCAG ATGCAGTCTTTGCCCCCCAATGTTGCGGGAGGGGTGGTATACCAACCCGGTGCTCCGCCCAGCTACCCAGGCACTTTCAGCCCCGCTGGTTCTGTGGAGGGTTCACCTATGCACAACATCTATATGAATCAGCCAGGGCAGACTGCACCAGCACAGTACCAGGCTATGCCTGGTCCTACCACAG ATCCCAATATGGTTAATGCATACATGTACCCGCCTCCAGGAACTAATGGGCAGCCCGCTCCTCCGCCTGGTCAGGCTCCGCCCACAACTAGTCCACCCTACTCCACCTATCAGCCCACACCTACGCAGGGTTACCAG AATGTGGCCTCTCAGGCGCAGAGTATGCCCCCCATGTCCCAGGCACCCCCCACTAACGGTATGGGTTATATGGGTTACCAGCCGTACAATATGCAGAACATGATTTCAGCATTGCCAGGACAGGACCCCAATATGCCCCCCCAACAGCAGTACATGCCAGGCCAGCAGCCCATGTATCAGCAG GTTGCTCCCCCTGGTGGCCCcccgcagcagcagcaacagccgCAGCAACCGCAGCAGCAGGCACCTCAAGCCGTGCCGGGCAGCGCAGAGGCACAGCTCATCTCCTTCGACTGA